A stretch of Acidobacteriota bacterium DNA encodes these proteins:
- the thiL gene encoding thiamine-phosphate kinase: MSTPNSVAATGEHALIDLIRTRVPPAPSWVTLGIGDDAAVVEPEPRSLDVFTTDALVDGVHFDRAFTPPDAIGHRALAVNLSDLAAMGARPRVALLSLVLPADLLLSDLTAIVDGLLALAARHKVALVGGNITRTPGPLCISITAVGSVHRRKFLTRSGARSGDEVWVSGQVGSAAAGLASLASGARTAHAMTACEEAYLRPEPRVRLGLLLASNGAASACIDLSDGLADGLHQLALASEAGLVVDGQALPVAADAREWFVAHQADPVIAAIRGGDDYELLFTVNARQRARLRSVRQTLGPLALTRIGTVTASRTVRLKTAWGESPVPAGYEHFR; the protein is encoded by the coding sequence TTGAGTACGCCAAATAGCGTCGCGGCGACCGGCGAGCACGCGCTGATCGATCTGATCCGGACGCGTGTGCCTCCGGCCCCGTCGTGGGTCACGCTCGGCATTGGCGATGACGCCGCCGTGGTCGAGCCCGAGCCGCGCTCGCTGGACGTGTTCACGACGGACGCGCTTGTCGACGGCGTCCACTTCGATCGGGCGTTTACCCCGCCCGACGCCATCGGTCATCGTGCGCTGGCCGTCAACCTGAGCGACCTGGCCGCGATGGGAGCCCGCCCGCGTGTGGCGCTGCTCTCGCTGGTACTTCCGGCGGACCTTCTACTATCCGATCTGACGGCCATCGTCGATGGCCTGCTGGCACTGGCCGCCCGGCACAAGGTGGCCTTGGTCGGCGGCAATATCACCAGAACACCTGGTCCGCTCTGCATCAGTATCACCGCCGTGGGTTCGGTCCATCGGAGGAAGTTCCTGACACGGTCGGGTGCGCGCTCCGGAGACGAGGTGTGGGTCAGCGGTCAGGTGGGCTCGGCCGCAGCGGGGCTGGCCTCGCTCGCCTCGGGCGCGAGAACCGCCCACGCGATGACCGCGTGTGAAGAGGCCTACCTCCGGCCCGAACCACGGGTCCGCCTCGGACTCCTGCTCGCCAGCAACGGCGCGGCGTCGGCATGCATCGATCTAAGTGACGGACTGGCCGATGGCCTTCACCAACTCGCGCTCGCCTCGGAGGCAGGCCTTGTCGTCGACGGACAGGCCCTGCCGGTGGCGGCTGACGCGCGCGAGTGGTTTGTGGCGCACCAGGCCGATCCCGTCATCGCAGCCATCCGCGGCGGCGACGATTACGAACTGCTGTTCACGGTCAATGCCCGCCAGCGCGCGAGGCTCAGGTCCGTGCGGCAAACGCTCGGGCCTCTGGCATTGACCCGGATCGGCACGGTCACCGCGTCCCGGACGGTCCGCCTGAAAACGGCCTGGGGCGAATCGCCGGTGCCGGCCGGGTACGAGCACTTCAGATGA
- a CDS encoding DUF2062 domain-containing protein, which produces MIHVARALLRKWIEALLHIHDSPQRTAAAFAVGVFWGFSPFFGLHTILGLIGAVLLAALAYLMALPAIVAGRTHLHLRTHAVASTESR; this is translated from the coding sequence ATGATCCACGTCGCGCGCGCCCTGCTCCGCAAGTGGATCGAAGCGCTGCTGCACATTCACGACTCGCCGCAGCGGACGGCGGCGGCCTTCGCGGTCGGCGTGTTCTGGGGCTTTTCCCCGTTCTTCGGCCTGCACACCATCCTTGGCCTCATCGGCGCCGTACTGTTGGCCGCCCTGGCGTATCTAATGGCGCTGCCCGCCATCGTCGCCGGCCGAACACACCTTCATCTGCGGACGCACGCGGTCGCGTCGACGGAGTCGCGCTGA
- a CDS encoding 3D domain-containing protein — protein sequence MLSRSGWQKIVVTALAAFFFVAVYEVTIFDSRYAARQAVLRESTALPAAGARLRFSATAYCQGALTASGVWPRTGIAAADPVLLPVGSVIQMLAEPPYSGVYTIMDTGPMIQGRHIDIYMWSCTEALRFGRRSVEVTIIRLGWNPRDSTTDVLPSHPLPLGELERLK from the coding sequence ATGCTGTCGCGATCGGGCTGGCAGAAGATCGTCGTCACCGCGCTCGCCGCGTTCTTTTTCGTCGCGGTGTACGAGGTCACAATCTTCGACTCCCGCTATGCCGCCAGGCAGGCGGTACTTCGCGAATCGACGGCGTTGCCCGCGGCAGGCGCGAGGCTGCGGTTCAGCGCCACGGCCTATTGCCAGGGCGCCCTGACGGCCTCTGGCGTATGGCCCCGCACCGGGATCGCCGCCGCCGACCCGGTGCTGCTGCCTGTCGGATCGGTCATCCAAATGCTGGCCGAGCCGCCCTACTCCGGCGTCTACACCATCATGGACACAGGCCCCATGATCCAGGGACGCCACATCGACATCTACATGTGGAGTTGCACGGAAGCCCTGCGCTTCGGCCGCCGCTCGGTGGAAGTCACCATCATCCGCCTCGGGTGGAACCCTCGCGACAGCACGACTGATGTGCTGCCGTCGCATCCGCTCCCCCTCGGCGAACTCGAACGCCTCAAGTAA
- a CDS encoding DEAD/DEAH box helicase, translating to MTPPSSTALALLAPVLTPRGHLLLTEGGEPPGTDRDVATRLLDAFSRGSGEGLLQLGAGEVGTTLSPVLAYWRDFATQFVTAICAHPDAHVSQRADNDHAPDDAAAGRFGIATPEDVVLSNIVAAAPPMAGAEYLTTTVLRSLWGAIETAFARRIATTTTSIQDALQVFNPAWNTVGRVCFHLAENRKDPEAPFAFLATYTHGLSAQAKPQHLPLGQALREYAGAANKTRLLSLLLPVQRAAERCAWLKSMVDQGEIFHPLRWTPREAVTFLRDVEALEQAGVVVRVPANWKSGRPPRPQVTATVGAKAPGGLGLDALLDFQMEVTLDGEPLTPAEIRAVLDGVEGLALLRGKWVEVDRERLRGMIDQFRRIDRAASTNGVTFAEAMRLLAGTGAPASESARADGGEWAGVVAGPWLAHTLQTLSGPEALARINPGTDLRGTLRPYQQVGLRWLHLLSSLGLGACLADDMGLGKTIQVLALLLVLKRHAGSVSGDGPSLLVAPASLLANWAAEIARFAPTLTAIIAHPSAMLPDELKSIDQTRLRKADVVITSYGSVRALPWLAVADWNMVIIDEAQAIKNPEAKQTRAVKALHARTRIALTGTPIENRLGDLWSIFDFINPGLLGSAKQFTALTKRLADRPHNAYGPLRELVRPYILRRLKTDASVISDLPEKTEVNAYALLSRKQAALYEQALRDLRDGLERADGMARRGLVLASLMRLKQICNHPSQWLGDGAWNAADSGKWARLTEIAEVVAARQQKVLIFTQFREITAPLAAHLGTVFGRPGLVLHGGTPVRARRDLVTRFQDDETVPFFVLSLKAGGSGLNLTAASHVVHFDRWWNPAVEDQATDRAFRIGQTRNVLVHKFVCRGTVEERIDELIASKRGLARDLLEGGGDLLLTEMNNEELLRLVALDVNAALKEG from the coding sequence GTGACCCCGCCATCGTCAACCGCCCTCGCGTTGCTGGCGCCCGTCCTGACACCACGCGGTCACCTGTTGCTGACAGAGGGTGGCGAGCCACCAGGCACGGACCGCGATGTCGCCACGCGACTGCTCGATGCCTTCAGCAGAGGATCGGGTGAGGGACTCCTGCAGCTCGGAGCCGGAGAAGTCGGGACGACACTGTCCCCCGTGCTGGCCTACTGGCGGGATTTCGCCACACAGTTCGTCACAGCGATCTGTGCGCATCCTGACGCGCACGTCAGTCAACGCGCCGATAACGATCACGCTCCAGACGACGCGGCGGCTGGCCGGTTTGGTATTGCGACGCCAGAGGACGTCGTCCTCAGCAATATCGTCGCCGCAGCGCCGCCGATGGCGGGCGCCGAGTATCTGACGACCACGGTGCTCCGCAGCCTGTGGGGCGCCATCGAGACAGCGTTTGCCCGCCGGATCGCCACGACGACCACCAGTATCCAGGACGCATTGCAGGTGTTCAACCCCGCCTGGAACACCGTTGGCCGCGTGTGCTTCCACCTCGCCGAAAATCGCAAGGACCCGGAAGCGCCCTTCGCGTTTCTCGCCACCTACACACACGGCCTATCCGCTCAGGCGAAACCCCAGCATCTCCCGCTCGGCCAGGCATTGCGCGAGTACGCCGGTGCGGCCAACAAGACGCGCCTGCTCTCGCTGCTGCTACCCGTCCAGCGCGCCGCCGAACGATGCGCGTGGCTGAAGTCGATGGTCGACCAGGGCGAGATCTTTCACCCGCTGCGCTGGACGCCGCGCGAGGCGGTCACCTTCCTTCGCGACGTTGAGGCGCTGGAACAAGCCGGCGTCGTGGTCCGCGTACCGGCGAACTGGAAGAGCGGCCGGCCGCCGCGCCCTCAGGTGACCGCCACGGTGGGCGCGAAGGCGCCCGGTGGCCTCGGCCTGGACGCGTTGCTCGATTTCCAGATGGAGGTGACGCTCGATGGTGAGCCCCTGACGCCGGCCGAGATTCGTGCGGTGCTCGATGGTGTGGAGGGGCTGGCGCTTCTTCGTGGCAAGTGGGTGGAGGTCGATCGCGAACGCCTGCGCGGCATGATTGACCAGTTCCGCCGGATCGATCGCGCGGCCAGCACAAACGGGGTCACCTTCGCCGAGGCCATGCGTCTGCTCGCGGGAACCGGCGCGCCGGCCAGCGAGAGCGCCAGGGCAGACGGCGGTGAGTGGGCGGGCGTCGTCGCGGGTCCGTGGCTTGCGCACACGCTTCAGACCTTGAGCGGGCCGGAGGCGCTCGCGCGGATAAACCCGGGCACGGATCTGCGCGGCACGCTGCGCCCCTACCAGCAGGTGGGTCTACGGTGGCTGCACCTGCTGTCGTCGCTCGGCCTCGGGGCGTGCCTCGCCGACGACATGGGACTCGGCAAGACGATCCAGGTGCTGGCACTCCTGCTCGTGCTGAAGCGACACGCCGGGTCCGTCTCGGGTGACGGCCCCAGCCTGCTCGTTGCACCCGCATCGCTGCTGGCCAACTGGGCCGCCGAGATCGCGCGATTCGCGCCGACGCTGACGGCCATCATCGCCCACCCGTCTGCCATGCTGCCCGACGAGTTGAAGTCGATTGACCAGACCCGACTGCGCAAGGCGGACGTGGTCATTACCAGCTACGGATCGGTCCGAGCGCTGCCCTGGTTGGCCGTTGCCGATTGGAACATGGTGATCATCGATGAAGCCCAGGCGATCAAGAATCCTGAGGCGAAACAGACCCGGGCCGTCAAGGCGCTGCACGCGCGTACGCGCATCGCCCTCACCGGTACGCCGATTGAGAATCGCCTGGGCGATCTCTGGTCGATCTTCGATTTCATCAACCCCGGGTTGCTGGGTTCCGCGAAACAGTTCACCGCACTCACCAAGCGCCTCGCCGACCGGCCGCACAACGCGTACGGTCCACTGCGCGAGTTGGTGCGGCCCTACATCCTTCGCCGGTTGAAGACCGATGCGTCGGTCATCTCGGATTTGCCCGAGAAGACCGAAGTGAATGCATATGCCCTTCTCAGCCGGAAGCAGGCTGCGCTCTATGAGCAGGCGCTGCGCGACCTGCGCGACGGCCTCGAGCGGGCCGATGGCATGGCGCGTCGAGGGCTCGTGCTCGCGTCGCTGATGCGCCTCAAACAGATCTGCAATCATCCCTCGCAATGGTTGGGCGACGGGGCCTGGAACGCAGCCGACAGCGGCAAGTGGGCCCGGCTGACCGAAATTGCTGAGGTCGTGGCGGCGCGCCAGCAGAAGGTGCTCATCTTTACCCAGTTCCGCGAGATCACGGCGCCACTCGCTGCGCACCTTGGGACAGTGTTCGGGCGACCTGGCCTGGTCCTGCATGGCGGCACACCGGTAAGAGCCAGACGCGATCTGGTGACACGGTTCCAGGACGATGAAACCGTGCCGTTCTTCGTGCTGTCGCTCAAGGCGGGTGGCAGTGGACTCAACCTTACGGCGGCTTCACACGTGGTACATTTTGACCGTTGGTGGAATCCGGCCGTTGAAGATCAGGCCACCGATCGCGCGTTCCGAATCGGCCAGACGCGTAACGTGCTGGTGCACAAGTTCGTGTGCCGCGGAACGGTCGAGGAACGCATCGACGAGTTGATCGCGTCAAAACGCGGGCTCGCCAGGGACCTGCTGGAGGGCGGCGGCGATCTGCTGCTCACCGAAATGAACAACGAAGAACTGCTGCGGCTTGTCGCACTCGACGTCAACGCGGCGCTCAAGGAGGGATAG
- a CDS encoding Rne/Rng family ribonuclease, with product MNKEMIITSNGHQTMVAILEDDQVMEVSVERERQRGVVGNIYKGRVSKVLPGMQSAFVDIGLERDGFLYVSDVVDTMEAFERLGVDAEDGDEGAREDGGGDQGKEHERGETPKIETLLKQGQEILVQIVKEPLGTKGARLTSHATMAGRFLVFMPTVDHIGVSRKIESRDERSRVRGIVKQFREKEGFTGGVIIRTAAAGRPQEDLTNDLVYFQRIWGEIRQRVDSSRCPAVVYREQGLVSKLVRDLLTDEYSAIRVDDPAEFQNVKEQVQRFMPALAGRVKHYTKDFPIFEEYGVQSEIDKALRSKVWLKSGGYIVINQTEALVAIDVNTGRFVGKRNDRLEDTIVKTNLDAVKEIVRQVRLRDLGGIIVLDFIDMEERKNRTKVAQALDQELRRDRSPSKAVQVSDFGLIIITRKRVKQSLERVMTDPCPYCSGTGVIKSAATICYEILDEVRKVGAELDGPGLVLRVNPEIAKALREEESAVLRELQDTLGKTVSIKPDLHLHHEQFDVMAI from the coding sequence GTGAACAAGGAAATGATCATCACCTCGAACGGCCATCAGACCATGGTGGCCATTCTCGAGGACGACCAGGTTATGGAAGTGTCGGTCGAACGCGAACGACAGCGCGGGGTCGTCGGCAACATTTACAAGGGCCGTGTGTCGAAGGTGCTTCCCGGCATGCAGTCGGCGTTCGTGGACATCGGTCTCGAGCGCGATGGCTTTCTGTACGTGTCCGACGTCGTCGACACCATGGAGGCCTTCGAGCGCCTCGGCGTCGACGCCGAAGACGGAGACGAGGGGGCTCGCGAGGATGGCGGGGGCGACCAGGGCAAGGAGCATGAGCGCGGCGAGACGCCGAAGATCGAGACCCTGCTCAAGCAAGGGCAGGAGATTCTGGTCCAGATCGTCAAGGAGCCGCTTGGCACCAAGGGCGCACGGCTCACCTCGCACGCGACCATGGCGGGACGGTTTCTCGTGTTCATGCCGACCGTCGACCATATCGGCGTGTCGCGCAAGATCGAGTCGCGCGACGAGCGGTCGCGCGTGCGGGGCATCGTCAAGCAGTTCCGCGAGAAGGAAGGCTTCACTGGTGGCGTGATTATCCGCACGGCGGCCGCCGGCCGCCCGCAGGAGGATCTGACGAACGATCTGGTGTACTTCCAGCGGATCTGGGGCGAAATCCGTCAGCGCGTCGACTCGTCTCGCTGTCCGGCGGTGGTGTACCGGGAGCAGGGGCTCGTGTCGAAGCTGGTTCGCGACCTGCTGACCGACGAGTACTCCGCCATCCGGGTCGACGACCCCGCCGAGTTCCAGAACGTCAAGGAACAGGTGCAGCGCTTCATGCCGGCGCTGGCCGGGCGCGTCAAACACTACACGAAGGACTTTCCGATCTTCGAGGAATACGGCGTCCAGTCAGAAATCGACAAGGCGCTGCGCAGCAAGGTCTGGCTGAAATCAGGCGGCTACATCGTCATCAATCAGACGGAAGCGCTCGTGGCGATTGACGTCAACACGGGTCGATTCGTCGGCAAGCGCAACGATCGGCTCGAGGACACGATCGTCAAGACGAACCTGGACGCGGTGAAAGAGATTGTCCGGCAGGTTCGGTTGCGCGATCTGGGCGGTATCATCGTGCTCGACTTCATCGACATGGAGGAGCGCAAGAACCGCACGAAAGTGGCGCAGGCGCTCGACCAGGAGTTGCGGCGCGACCGGTCGCCGTCGAAGGCCGTGCAGGTGTCGGATTTCGGGTTGATCATCATCACGCGCAAGCGGGTCAAACAGAGCCTCGAACGCGTCATGACCGATCCGTGTCCCTATTGCTCGGGCACCGGCGTGATCAAGTCTGCCGCGACGATCTGCTACGAGATCCTCGATGAGGTGCGGAAGGTCGGCGCCGAACTGGACGGTCCGGGGCTGGTGCTGCGGGTCAATCCGGAGATCGCCAAGGCCCTCCGGGAGGAGGAGTCCGCAGTGCTGCGCGAGTTGCAGGACACGCTCGGCAAGACCGTGTCGATCAAGCCCGACCTCCACCTGCATCACGAGCAGTTTGACGTGATGGCGATTTGA
- the rodA gene encoding rod shape-determining protein RodA: MFDRRFYRHLDWPLVAAVYALCVIGVLMIYSTTGDAARAAMARLFLVQIYAILIGTVALVICLSVDYRSLADRAQVIYAILLGFLVYVLIFGVVRGGGRRWIPLPLFNLQPSEFAKIVVALLLARLFAANQKRIPSTGNLVVGGVMTAVPLLLIWAQPDFGTPVTLVSVLLGIAYVAGMRLRVAGVLLALAIVTAPIVWNYALKDYQKARVVTFLDPWRDPRGKGYQQIQAQITVGAGGLWGQGFRKGTQGQLSFLPARHNDFIFSVLAEEHGFVGVLAVLGLYLFIVVRSIETARLANDRLGTYLVVGVLSSFTFQVLYNISMSAGLAPVKGLTLPLMSYGGSSLIATLAGFGLILNVRMRRFTNS, translated from the coding sequence ATGTTCGATCGGCGTTTCTACCGGCATCTGGATTGGCCGCTCGTGGCGGCCGTGTACGCGCTGTGCGTCATTGGCGTGCTGATGATCTACAGCACGACAGGCGACGCGGCGCGCGCGGCCATGGCGCGCCTGTTTCTCGTGCAGATCTACGCCATCCTGATCGGGACGGTCGCCCTTGTCATCTGCCTGAGTGTCGACTATCGGTCACTGGCCGATCGCGCGCAGGTGATCTACGCGATTCTGCTTGGGTTCCTGGTCTACGTGCTCATCTTTGGCGTCGTGCGGGGCGGCGGCCGACGCTGGATTCCGCTGCCGCTGTTCAATCTCCAGCCGTCCGAGTTCGCCAAGATTGTGGTGGCGCTCCTGCTGGCCAGGCTGTTCGCGGCCAACCAGAAGCGAATCCCGTCCACCGGCAACCTGGTGGTGGGCGGAGTGATGACGGCGGTGCCGCTGCTGCTCATCTGGGCGCAGCCCGATTTCGGCACGCCGGTCACGCTGGTGTCGGTGCTGTTGGGCATCGCGTATGTCGCCGGCATGCGGCTGCGCGTGGCAGGCGTGCTGCTGGCATTGGCGATTGTCACCGCGCCCATCGTCTGGAACTACGCGCTCAAGGACTATCAGAAGGCGCGCGTCGTGACGTTCCTCGACCCGTGGCGTGATCCCCGCGGGAAGGGCTATCAACAGATCCAGGCACAGATCACCGTGGGCGCCGGCGGGCTGTGGGGGCAGGGCTTCCGAAAAGGTACGCAGGGACAGCTCAGCTTCCTGCCGGCGCGCCACAATGACTTCATTTTCTCGGTGCTGGCGGAGGAGCACGGCTTTGTCGGCGTGCTGGCTGTCCTCGGCCTGTACCTCTTCATCGTCGTACGGTCGATCGAGACGGCCAGGCTCGCCAACGACCGCCTGGGTACCTATCTCGTCGTGGGTGTACTGTCGAGCTTCACGTTCCAGGTGCTCTACAACATTTCGATGTCGGCGGGACTCGCGCCGGTCAAGGGACTCACGCTGCCGCTCATGAGCTACGGCGGCTCGTCCCTGATCGCGACGCTTGCCGGCTTCGGGCTCATCCTCAATGTGAGGATGCGGAGGTTTACCAACTCGTGA